In one window of Rhizobium oryzihabitans DNA:
- a CDS encoding DNA-packaging protein, translated as MHGQSLNIRSIALLPVSERASVLASLTDAECEALVNDWGFLARDNQLPPDGDWLVWLILAGRGFGKTRTGAEWVRERVKAGAGRIALIAPTASDARDVMVEGESGLLSVCWAGDKTYSGEDLGRPAYEPSKRRLTWANGATATCFSAEEPERLRGPQHEVGWCDELAAWKYLQDTWDMFMFGLRLGVKPQALITTTPKPLKIFKTLANDPKTVVTRGSTFDNAANLAGTFLKAVRDKYEGTRLGRQELYAEVMEEAEGALWTRQMVEDARHEGALPEMARIVVSIDPATTNKEDSAETGIVAAGLGRDGLGYVLNDGSGRYSPGDWAKKSVSMFRELGADRFVAEGNQGGEMVRHTIKTEWSAAPITIVYASRGKAARAEPVAALYEQGKVKHVGANLSTLEDQLCTWEPLSGMPSPDRLDALVWALTELMLGVQPSSTTTRVSGLI; from the coding sequence ATGCACGGGCAAAGCTTGAACATCAGATCAATCGCGTTGCTTCCGGTATCGGAGAGAGCGTCGGTACTAGCAAGCCTCACTGACGCGGAATGCGAGGCTCTGGTCAATGACTGGGGCTTTCTTGCCAGAGACAACCAACTGCCACCGGATGGTGACTGGTTGGTGTGGCTCATCCTGGCTGGACGAGGGTTCGGAAAGACTCGCACTGGTGCTGAATGGGTGAGGGAGCGTGTGAAGGCTGGGGCGGGGCGTATCGCTCTGATCGCGCCGACGGCTTCAGACGCGCGAGACGTTATGGTCGAAGGGGAGAGCGGGCTTCTGTCCGTCTGCTGGGCTGGCGACAAGACATACTCGGGGGAAGACCTTGGGCGGCCGGCTTACGAGCCATCAAAGCGCCGGTTGACTTGGGCGAATGGCGCGACGGCGACGTGCTTCTCTGCTGAGGAACCGGAACGACTTCGTGGCCCGCAGCATGAGGTAGGCTGGTGCGACGAGCTGGCGGCGTGGAAGTACCTGCAGGACACATGGGACATGTTCATGTTTGGCCTTCGCCTCGGGGTGAAGCCGCAGGCATTGATCACCACCACGCCTAAACCGCTCAAGATATTCAAGACCCTTGCCAACGACCCCAAGACGGTTGTGACGCGAGGATCGACATTCGATAACGCTGCGAACCTGGCCGGAACCTTCCTCAAGGCTGTGAGGGATAAGTACGAAGGCACGCGGCTCGGTCGGCAGGAATTGTATGCGGAGGTCATGGAAGAGGCTGAAGGCGCTCTTTGGACGCGCCAGATGGTTGAGGATGCCAGGCACGAGGGCGCGTTGCCAGAGATGGCCCGCATCGTTGTTTCGATCGATCCTGCAACCACCAACAAGGAAGACAGTGCAGAGACGGGCATCGTTGCTGCTGGCCTCGGTCGTGATGGTCTTGGCTATGTGCTCAATGATGGCTCTGGCAGGTACAGTCCGGGCGATTGGGCGAAGAAGTCGGTCTCGATGTTTCGAGAACTTGGGGCAGATCGGTTCGTCGCTGAAGGCAATCAGGGCGGCGAGATGGTCCGCCATACGATAAAGACGGAGTGGTCCGCTGCACCAATCACCATTGTTTATGCATCGAGAGGCAAGGCAGCACGAGCCGAGCCGGTGGCAGCGCTATACGAACAAGGCAAGGTCAAGCATGTGGGGGCGAACCTCTCCACATTGGAAGATCAGCTTTGCACATGGGAACCGCTTTCCGGCATGCCGTCGCCTGACAGGCTCGACGCGCTGGTGTGGGCGCTGACTGAATTGATGCTTGGCGTACAGCCGTCATCCACCACAACAAGGGTATCGGGTCTGATTTGA
- a CDS encoding helix-turn-helix domain-containing protein: MRHALNVRYARRFVKSKRTVVSCFLHYMKFDDRPDAAKRLEQARIARKFETAKDAAIYFGWSPDSYTQHENGTRGIVRAADKYAKAFRVSQGWLLTGEGDGPEKGPTMVQIVGKAGAGPDGSVLFATGDGNFGEVPAPEGSSVNTSALEVQGDSMRE, from the coding sequence GTGCGTCATGCACTTAACGTGCGTTATGCACGGCGCTTTGTCAAGTCGAAACGCACGGTGGTTTCGTGCTTTTTGCACTATATGAAGTTTGATGATCGCCCAGATGCCGCCAAGCGGCTTGAACAAGCCCGGATCGCACGCAAGTTCGAGACGGCGAAAGACGCTGCCATTTACTTCGGATGGAGTCCAGACAGCTATACGCAGCATGAGAATGGCACGCGCGGCATTGTCCGGGCGGCCGACAAATATGCGAAGGCTTTCCGGGTTAGCCAAGGATGGCTTTTGACTGGTGAGGGCGATGGGCCAGAAAAAGGCCCGACAATGGTTCAGATCGTCGGCAAGGCTGGCGCCGGCCCCGATGGCTCTGTTCTGTTTGCCACGGGAGATGGAAACTTCGGGGAGGTTCCAGCCCCCGAAGGCTCAAGCGTAAATACCTCAGCGTTGGAAGTTCAGGGGGATTCCATGAGGGAATAG
- a CDS encoding DUF3307 domain-containing protein, which yields MHILEMLVYMIAAHFLLDYALQGDWMSKAKNATLDLVPGERIWPLALFGHALIHATAVQIITGNWWLFPVELIVHFITDYRKCRGDFGYNFDQAVHIGCKVLYAGALLVFSLIRYA from the coding sequence ATGCACATTCTCGAAATGCTGGTCTACATGATCGCGGCGCACTTCCTTCTCGACTACGCCCTTCAAGGCGACTGGATGAGCAAGGCGAAGAACGCAACGCTTGATCTGGTGCCGGGTGAGCGCATCTGGCCGCTGGCACTGTTCGGGCATGCGCTTATCCATGCGACGGCGGTACAGATCATCACCGGCAACTGGTGGCTGTTCCCCGTTGAGCTAATCGTCCACTTCATCACCGACTATCGGAAATGCCGTGGCGACTTCGGATACAACTTCGATCAGGCTGTGCATATCGGCTGCAAGGTTCTTTATGCCGGCGCGCTCCTTGTTTTTTCTCTCATCCGGTACGCCTAA
- the dcm gene encoding DNA (cytosine-5-)-methyltransferase, whose protein sequence is MRYGSVCSGIEAATMAWHPLGWTPAFFSEIEAFPSAVLAHHYGSNMPGEPLAKNGIPNYGDFTQIGADAGPIDLLVGGTPCQSFSVAGKRLGLDDPRGNLALEYLSLARRLRARWIVWENVPGVVSSVTDEEDGEGGIQSGIEGREAGDEWIEESDFATFLSFVRECGYGFAYRVLDAQYVRVDGFGRAVPQRRRRVFVVGYLGDWRRAAAVLLEPQGMRGDSAPRREPGEGTAGTIDASAARSRGAGVNPGMITGDWPAQVSPTLDTYYGDKMGLEDQHIFNQRGGKFVPVAIQAGALRENPNSGPDGVGVQEGISYTLEARSEVQAVAFDTTQITSKANYSNPQIGDPCHPLASGAHPPAVAFAQNTRDEVRLFGGDGQVVGALAAEPGMKQQSYVAQDWAVRRLTPTECERLQGFPDNFTNVPWGKKDTSPDGPRYKSLGNSMAVNVMRWIGRRIEMVEKITKGEAA, encoded by the coding sequence ATGAGATACGGCTCAGTGTGCAGCGGCATCGAAGCCGCGACCATGGCTTGGCATCCACTCGGATGGACGCCGGCATTCTTCAGCGAGATCGAGGCTTTCCCCTCGGCCGTCCTCGCTCATCACTACGGATCGAACATGCCAGGAGAACCGCTGGCAAAGAACGGGATACCGAACTATGGCGACTTCACGCAGATCGGCGCGGATGCAGGACCAATCGACCTTCTTGTGGGAGGAACACCCTGCCAGTCTTTCTCGGTCGCAGGAAAGCGTCTCGGACTGGATGACCCGCGCGGTAACCTCGCCCTTGAGTATCTCAGCCTGGCTCGGCGCCTGCGCGCCCGCTGGATCGTATGGGAAAACGTCCCCGGTGTCGTTTCCTCTGTCACGGATGAAGAGGACGGTGAAGGCGGTATTCAGTCAGGAATTGAAGGACGCGAAGCCGGAGACGAATGGATTGAAGAAAGCGATTTTGCGACCTTTCTCTCATTCGTTCGGGAATGCGGGTATGGGTTCGCCTACCGAGTTCTTGACGCTCAATATGTCCGAGTGGACGGCTTTGGACGGGCTGTCCCTCAGCGACGACGGCGTGTGTTCGTTGTCGGATATCTTGGAGACTGGCGACGTGCCGCAGCAGTATTACTTGAGCCCCAAGGCATGCGCGGGGATTCTGCGCCGCGCCGAGAACCGGGGGAAGGAACTGCCGGAACAATTGATGCGAGCGCTGCGCGCAGTCGCGGAGCAGGCGTAAACCCCGGCATGATAACAGGTGACTGGCCGGCTCAAGTCTCTCCGACACTCGACACCTATTATGGTGACAAGATGGGGCTTGAAGATCAGCACATATTCAATCAACGCGGTGGAAAGTTTGTGCCTGTTGCCATACAGGCAGGCGCCCTGCGCGAGAACCCAAACAGTGGCCCTGACGGCGTTGGCGTTCAGGAAGGCATTTCCTACACGCTGGAAGCTCGATCAGAGGTGCAAGCCGTTGCTTTCGATACAACGCAGATCACCAGCAAGGCCAATTACAGCAATCCTCAGATTGGAGACCCTTGTCATCCTCTCGCATCAGGTGCGCACCCGCCGGCTGTGGCTTTCGCTCAGAACACCCGTGACGAGGTTCGCCTGTTCGGTGGCGACGGGCAGGTGGTTGGAGCTCTCGCCGCAGAACCCGGCATGAAACAACAATCGTATGTCGCTCAGGATTGGGCCGTCCGCCGACTGACCCCGACCGAATGTGAGCGTTTGCAGGGATTTCCCGACAATTTCACCAATGTCCCATGGGGCAAGAAAGACACGTCGCCCGACGGGCCTCGATACAAAAGTTTGGGGAATTCTATGGCGGTAAACGTGATGCGCTGGATCGGCCGGCGGATTGAGATGGTGGAGAAGATCACGAAAGGAGAGGCGGCATGA
- a CDS encoding DnaT-like ssDNA-binding protein — MADNYGTLAGALAYHDSRGNAAWTAAGVDDAKREAALLRASEAIDGIYGPRFPGKKVSRSQARAWPRTGAVDLCSNEPIPEDETPVEVENATYALALAELAAPGSSTPTLTLGKSVKRQKVGSIEREFFSPQEGVPITIESLRPVLTAVEDVLRCIITPDPGKGGTFKLERF, encoded by the coding sequence ATGGCTGACAACTACGGCACCCTTGCCGGCGCTCTTGCCTACCACGACAGCCGTGGAAACGCGGCGTGGACTGCGGCAGGGGTTGATGACGCCAAGCGAGAGGCTGCGCTCCTGCGGGCTTCTGAGGCGATTGACGGCATCTATGGCCCTCGCTTTCCCGGCAAGAAGGTAAGCCGCTCTCAGGCGCGCGCATGGCCACGCACAGGCGCCGTCGATCTCTGCTCGAATGAGCCGATACCGGAAGACGAAACGCCGGTTGAAGTCGAGAACGCAACATATGCTTTGGCATTGGCGGAACTGGCGGCGCCGGGATCATCCACCCCCACACTGACGCTCGGCAAATCCGTTAAGCGCCAGAAGGTCGGGAGCATCGAGCGCGAGTTCTTCAGTCCGCAAGAAGGCGTCCCGATCACCATTGAAAGCCTGCGGCCGGTCCTTACCGCAGTTGAGGACGTCCTACGCTGCATCATAACGCCCGATCCCGGCAAGGGCGGCACGTTCAAGTTGGAGCGGTTCTGA
- a CDS encoding DUF6197 family protein has protein sequence MDTVQILKEARALIADEENWTQGDYAQDKDGNQTMPSLSEATCFCAVGAIHRVGRIKLSQSVPLDIISVLAIDEAVDRTDVGISESAIIGFNDTHTHADVLALFDRTIARAESEAA, from the coding sequence ATGGACACGGTTCAAATCCTCAAGGAAGCCCGCGCCCTCATCGCTGATGAGGAGAACTGGACGCAGGGCGATTATGCGCAAGACAAAGACGGCAACCAGACTATGCCTAGTTTGAGTGAGGCGACGTGTTTTTGCGCTGTTGGTGCAATTCACCGAGTTGGACGGATCAAGCTTTCCCAGTCTGTGCCTCTCGACATCATTTCGGTTCTCGCCATCGATGAAGCTGTAGATCGTACTGACGTTGGAATCAGTGAATCGGCAATAATCGGGTTCAATGACACCCACACCCACGCCGACGTTCTCGCTCTCTTTGACCGCACCATAGCTCGCGCTGAAAGCGAGGCCGCATGA
- a CDS encoding DUF4055 domain-containing protein, whose protein sequence is MEAYEKAYKRRAIVPDILAPSVAAMIGIIHAKETQITIPDGLSSIWENADGEGMSLEAFHRRITRYLLWLGRYGVLTTAPAEGGEPFLAGYAGDSIINWDRDFFVLDESGKKRSGFEWKDNPKFRVLDLVDGYYVSTVYEGESFDTVAVSEPVALGGGRLDFVPFFVGNARDVVPAVETPPLVGIANAIINAYQLSADWRWQLYMSGQETLVAINGEAPKTVGAGVVHQMMGNDTMTPDLKYVSPTCAGIQKHEDAIEKQKEAAVMAGARLFEQQQSTQESGEARKLRFASETANLMSVAQVSAALLERGLKAAARMKGLEDKEIVVVPPKDLLDSTMSPADFAQLFSVYTQNGISWETFYERGQAGGIFSSERDADEEYALIDPEGAEEERLAAVA, encoded by the coding sequence ATGGAGGCGTACGAAAAGGCCTACAAGCGCCGCGCTATAGTGCCCGATATTCTGGCGCCATCTGTCGCGGCGATGATCGGCATCATCCATGCCAAGGAAACGCAGATCACCATTCCTGATGGCCTTTCCTCGATCTGGGAGAACGCCGACGGCGAAGGAATGAGCCTAGAGGCATTCCACCGCCGGATTACCCGCTATCTGCTCTGGCTGGGCCGCTATGGGGTGCTGACGACTGCGCCGGCAGAAGGAGGAGAGCCTTTCCTCGCTGGATATGCCGGTGACAGCATCATCAATTGGGATCGCGATTTTTTCGTGCTGGATGAGAGCGGCAAGAAACGTTCAGGCTTCGAGTGGAAGGATAACCCGAAGTTCCGCGTTCTGGACTTGGTGGACGGATACTATGTGTCGACGGTCTATGAGGGCGAGAGTTTCGATACAGTGGCTGTCTCCGAACCGGTGGCGCTCGGCGGTGGCCGTCTCGACTTCGTGCCGTTCTTCGTCGGCAATGCCCGTGACGTTGTTCCAGCGGTAGAAACCCCGCCACTGGTTGGCATCGCGAACGCTATCATCAATGCCTACCAGCTTTCCGCTGACTGGCGCTGGCAGCTTTACATGTCGGGCCAAGAGACACTCGTGGCCATCAATGGCGAGGCACCCAAGACCGTTGGCGCTGGTGTCGTGCATCAAATGATGGGCAATGACACGATGACGCCTGATCTGAAATACGTGTCCCCGACATGTGCAGGCATCCAGAAACATGAGGATGCGATCGAGAAGCAGAAGGAAGCCGCTGTTATGGCTGGCGCCCGGCTGTTCGAACAACAGCAGTCAACGCAAGAGAGCGGCGAGGCGCGCAAGCTTCGCTTCGCCAGCGAGACCGCAAACCTCATGAGCGTTGCGCAGGTGTCCGCCGCATTGCTTGAGCGAGGGCTGAAGGCCGCAGCGCGGATGAAGGGGCTGGAAGACAAAGAGATAGTGGTTGTCCCTCCGAAAGACCTTCTCGACAGCACCATGTCGCCGGCGGATTTCGCACAACTGTTCTCGGTATACACCCAGAACGGTATCTCTTGGGAAACCTTCTATGAACGCGGCCAGGCAGGCGGGATATTCTCGTCGGAGCGTGACGCAGATGAGGAATACGCGCTTATCGACCCCGAAGGCGCGGAAGAGGAGCGGCTCGCAGCCGTAGCCTGA
- a CDS encoding phage minor head protein has product MTFDELLDRYEPRLAAAFREAIDAIKSSIILARVVDRLERGDINGAVEAMQIDADAFSALEIALQEAFNAGGVNLTGELPRVTDPNGNRVIWRFGVRNPEAERVLRELSSTMVTHITDDQRDGIRYALEQGLVRGANPRSTALDIVGRQNAVTKRREGGVIGLTRHQIEFIERARVNLSSGDPALMRQYLTLKTRDKRFDGTVLAAIRAGKPIPTETLNRIIARLNDKNLLLRGEMLARTETMMALGASRDEALRQQIAAGKVAAQDVTKKWHSAGDNRVRHTHRVLNGKTVGIDESFQSPSGALLRYPGDRQAPISEISGCRCWVEYKVDYIGGAARRYKAELV; this is encoded by the coding sequence ATGACGTTTGACGAACTGCTCGACCGGTACGAGCCACGGCTTGCGGCTGCGTTCCGAGAGGCTATAGACGCAATCAAGTCGAGCATCATCCTTGCTCGCGTCGTTGATCGTCTGGAGCGCGGCGACATCAACGGCGCCGTAGAGGCCATGCAGATTGATGCCGATGCTTTCAGTGCCTTGGAAATCGCGTTGCAGGAGGCGTTTAACGCAGGTGGCGTCAATCTCACTGGCGAACTGCCTAGAGTGACGGATCCGAACGGTAATCGTGTCATCTGGCGTTTCGGCGTGCGAAACCCGGAGGCAGAGCGCGTTCTTCGCGAGCTGTCCTCAACGATGGTGACGCACATAACCGACGATCAGCGTGACGGCATCAGGTACGCGCTCGAACAGGGGCTCGTACGTGGCGCCAACCCTCGGTCAACGGCTCTGGATATCGTCGGGCGGCAGAACGCAGTCACCAAGCGTCGTGAAGGCGGCGTAATCGGCCTCACACGCCACCAGATTGAGTTTATCGAGCGGGCGCGGGTGAACCTGTCGTCTGGCGATCCGGCGCTTATGCGGCAGTATCTGACGCTCAAGACGCGTGACAAGCGTTTCGACGGCACTGTGCTCGCCGCAATTCGTGCTGGGAAACCAATCCCGACAGAAACGCTCAATAGGATCATTGCCAGGCTAAATGACAAGAACCTGTTGCTGCGCGGTGAAATGCTGGCCAGAACAGAAACGATGATGGCGCTCGGTGCTTCTCGCGATGAAGCTTTGAGACAGCAAATCGCCGCCGGCAAGGTAGCCGCGCAGGATGTGACGAAGAAGTGGCACTCGGCGGGTGACAATCGGGTCCGGCATACGCACCGGGTTTTGAATGGCAAGACCGTCGGAATAGACGAGAGCTTCCAGTCACCGTCTGGTGCCTTGCTGCGATATCCGGGCGACCGACAGGCGCCGATCAGTGAAATCTCCGGGTGCCGGTGCTGGGTGGAGTACAAGGTCGACTACATCGGCGGCGCAGCAAGGCGATACAAGGCGGAGCTGGTTTGA
- a CDS encoding DNA-methyltransferase, with the protein MTINAVDQVVTDRYAIYQGDACELIRGVPGDSVHFGIHSPPFEGLYKFSNYDRDISNNDGPQFWEHYAFLISELYRVTKPGRIHSVHCMQLPTSKTRHGFIGMRDFRGEIVRAYEDAGWIFHSEVCIWKDPVIAQQRTKSIRLLHKQITKDSTISGMGLADYIVSFRKPGDNEAPVAGMFDRWSGDDSLDISREAYEKHRKQTESEGRKAWPFEQWRSILVWQRYASPVWMDINQTNTLQYRAGRDEKDEQHISPLQLDVIERCLDLWSAKGETVLTPFLGIGSEVYSAVKLGRKGLGFELKPSYFRQAVKNIAELNIQPADTLFDMAGVA; encoded by the coding sequence ATGACTATCAACGCCGTCGACCAGGTTGTGACCGATCGATACGCCATCTATCAGGGCGACGCATGCGAGCTTATCCGTGGCGTCCCCGGTGATAGCGTCCATTTCGGCATCCATAGCCCGCCATTCGAGGGGCTTTACAAGTTCTCGAACTACGACCGCGATATATCGAACAATGACGGCCCGCAGTTTTGGGAGCACTACGCATTCCTGATTTCCGAACTCTACAGGGTGACGAAGCCGGGCCGCATACATTCCGTTCACTGCATGCAACTGCCCACCAGCAAGACACGACATGGCTTTATCGGCATGCGGGACTTCCGGGGCGAAATCGTCAGAGCCTACGAGGACGCCGGGTGGATCTTCCATTCCGAAGTTTGCATCTGGAAAGACCCGGTTATCGCTCAGCAGCGCACGAAATCTATCCGGTTGCTTCACAAGCAGATCACGAAGGACAGCACGATCAGCGGTATGGGACTTGCTGATTATATCGTGTCATTCCGCAAGCCGGGGGACAACGAGGCGCCCGTCGCTGGAATGTTTGACCGGTGGTCTGGCGATGACAGCCTCGACATCAGCCGTGAGGCCTATGAAAAGCACAGAAAGCAAACCGAATCCGAAGGCCGCAAGGCTTGGCCCTTCGAGCAGTGGCGTTCAATCCTCGTATGGCAGCGGTACGCTTCGCCAGTGTGGATGGACATCAACCAGACGAACACCCTGCAGTATCGCGCCGGTCGCGATGAGAAGGACGAACAGCACATATCCCCGCTACAGCTGGACGTGATCGAGCGATGCCTCGATCTTTGGTCGGCAAAGGGTGAGACAGTCCTGACACCGTTCCTTGGCATTGGAAGCGAAGTTTACTCCGCTGTAAAGCTCGGCCGAAAAGGACTGGGTTTCGAGTTGAAGCCGTCCTATTTTCGACAGGCAGTCAAGAACATCGCCGAATTGAATATTCAACCAGCTGACACGCTGTTCGATATGGCAGGTGTCGCATGA
- a CDS encoding helix-turn-helix domain-containing protein has product MTHELDIKSLRESIKWKQDRLARFLGVDRSSVSHMENGRPVSGPVKRLLETLAAAAKAGTADALCPEETENAA; this is encoded by the coding sequence ATGACGCACGAACTCGACATCAAATCGCTCCGTGAGAGCATCAAGTGGAAGCAAGATCGGCTGGCGCGCTTTCTGGGCGTTGATCGTTCGAGCGTATCCCACATGGAAAATGGTCGTCCCGTGAGCGGGCCGGTCAAGCGCCTTCTCGAAACCCTTGCTGCTGCCGCCAAGGCAGGAACTGCGGATGCCCTCTGCCCGGAAGAGACGGAGAATGCAGCATGA
- a CDS encoding major capsid protein, translated as MSLSQMQVFNKYFMPATIETLAQMVEKFNAASGGAIRLTTEGFEGDFLQESFYAAIHSAQRRVDRYAAQASASATDLTQLKHSSVKVAGGFGPVRYEPSQMTWLDKPTAEGIEVASRNFAEALLRDQLNTAVAALVAAISNQAAATNDVSATAGVSYITMNDAHAKFGDHSGNLISQVMNGTAYHKLIGLNLANAQQLFQAANVRVVDILGKMVIVTDAPALYEAGTPNKIKVLSLVANAATVSDSRDIISNIETKNGQTRIETTLQVDYTFGLGLKGYTWDEGNGGKSPTDAELATGTNWDKIASDIKHTAGVITIGDPTK; from the coding sequence ATGTCTCTTTCGCAGATGCAGGTCTTCAACAAATACTTCATGCCCGCGACCATCGAAACGCTTGCCCAGATGGTCGAGAAGTTCAACGCGGCTTCCGGCGGTGCTATCCGCCTGACCACGGAAGGCTTCGAAGGCGACTTCCTTCAGGAATCGTTCTACGCTGCCATTCACTCCGCCCAGCGCCGCGTTGACCGCTATGCTGCTCAGGCCAGCGCTTCTGCCACCGACCTGACACAGCTCAAGCATTCGTCTGTCAAGGTTGCCGGCGGCTTCGGCCCCGTTCGCTATGAGCCGTCGCAGATGACCTGGCTGGACAAGCCGACCGCAGAAGGTATCGAGGTTGCTTCCCGCAACTTCGCAGAAGCCCTTCTCCGCGACCAGTTAAACACTGCCGTGGCTGCACTCGTTGCCGCTATCAGCAATCAGGCGGCTGCCACTAATGATGTGTCAGCCACCGCTGGTGTCAGCTACATCACCATGAACGACGCTCACGCTAAGTTCGGTGATCATTCTGGCAATCTCATCTCCCAGGTCATGAACGGCACGGCCTATCACAAGCTGATCGGCCTCAACCTCGCGAATGCACAGCAGCTCTTCCAGGCCGCAAACGTTCGCGTCGTGGATATCCTCGGCAAGATGGTCATCGTCACCGATGCTCCGGCTCTCTACGAGGCTGGCACGCCGAACAAGATCAAGGTGCTGTCTCTGGTCGCCAACGCCGCCACCGTGTCTGACAGCCGCGACATTATCTCGAACATCGAGACGAAGAACGGCCAGACCCGCATCGAGACGACGCTGCAGGTGGACTACACCTTCGGCCTCGGCCTCAAGGGCTACACCTGGGATGAGGGTAACGGCGGCAAGTCCCCGACCGACGCGGAACTCGCGACCGGCACCAACTGGGATAAAATCGCCAGTGACATAAAACACACCGCAGGGGTGATTACGATTGGCGACCCCACGAAGTAA
- a CDS encoding helix-turn-helix transcriptional regulator has protein sequence MCDCPLSETELRVARWLADGKDCQDIALILDRSKMTVTRHIAAAYNKTGTHNMHGLVAFVLRKGWLE, from the coding sequence ATGTGTGATTGCCCTCTATCCGAAACAGAGCTTCGTGTAGCCCGCTGGCTGGCGGATGGAAAAGACTGCCAGGACATCGCGCTTATCCTGGATCGCAGCAAGATGACGGTCACCCGGCATATCGCTGCGGCCTACAACAAGACCGGCACCCACAACATGCACGGCCTCGTCGCCTTCGTTCTGCGTAAAGGATGGCTCGAATGA
- a CDS encoding DEAD/DEAH box helicase, protein MSEYQEFLDRKKITDPDTGISEALSLPSVLKPHQHDIVQWSLRRGRAAIFAGTGLGKTLMELSWSDQVFDFTGKPVLIMAPLAVAEQHITEAEKFGMAANLVSFHPEEGWGINVTNYQKMDHFDLSRFGGVVLDESSILKSTDGKYRTKLISECSKIPFRLAATATPAPNDFMELGNHAEFLGVMSYTDMLATFFTHDGGDTQKWRLKGHAESEFWKWMASWAVMLRKPSDLGYDNAGYDLPPLNYHQHTVGVEYAPSLDTGLLFPMEARTLQERIAARRDSVSERVALAASMTPADRPFVWWCNLNSEAEALAKLIPGAVNLSGADKDDDKRRKLVDFSQGRIRVLITKPSIAGFGMNWQHCADTGFVGLNDSFEQIYQAIRRFWRFGQMKPVNVHFIASEMEGATVANLRRKEIDADRMAAAMVMHMADLSSAAVRGSVRDRPDYNPTIPMKIPTWIGECAA, encoded by the coding sequence ATGAGCGAGTATCAAGAGTTCCTCGATCGCAAGAAGATCACCGATCCTGATACAGGCATCAGTGAAGCTTTGTCCCTGCCGTCGGTATTGAAGCCTCACCAGCACGATATCGTTCAGTGGTCATTGCGCCGCGGTCGCGCCGCTATCTTTGCCGGCACTGGCCTTGGAAAGACGCTCATGGAGCTTTCATGGTCGGATCAGGTCTTCGACTTCACAGGTAAGCCAGTCCTTATCATGGCGCCGCTAGCCGTCGCTGAGCAACACATTACCGAGGCCGAGAAATTCGGCATGGCGGCAAATCTGGTGTCGTTCCATCCCGAGGAAGGATGGGGGATCAACGTCACCAATTACCAGAAGATGGATCACTTCGACCTGTCCCGGTTCGGTGGCGTCGTTCTGGACGAAAGCAGCATCCTCAAAAGCACGGACGGCAAGTACCGCACGAAGCTGATTTCCGAGTGCTCGAAGATACCGTTCAGGCTGGCAGCAACGGCAACTCCGGCGCCGAACGACTTCATGGAGCTTGGCAATCATGCGGAGTTCCTCGGCGTCATGTCGTATACCGACATGCTTGCGACGTTCTTCACACACGACGGAGGCGATACGCAGAAATGGCGGCTGAAAGGGCACGCTGAGAGCGAGTTCTGGAAGTGGATGGCTTCGTGGGCCGTGATGCTTCGGAAGCCTTCCGATCTAGGCTATGACAATGCCGGCTACGATCTTCCGCCGCTGAACTACCACCAGCACACTGTCGGAGTGGAATACGCCCCAAGCCTCGATACCGGCCTCCTTTTCCCCATGGAAGCCCGCACGCTGCAAGAACGCATTGCGGCTCGCCGTGACAGCGTATCCGAGCGCGTGGCGCTAGCCGCCTCCATGACGCCGGCCGATAGACCTTTCGTATGGTGGTGCAATCTGAACAGCGAAGCTGAGGCCCTCGCAAAGCTGATACCAGGCGCGGTCAATCTATCAGGGGCCGACAAAGACGACGACAAGCGCCGCAAGCTTGTTGACTTCTCGCAGGGTCGCATTCGCGTGCTGATCACGAAGCCGTCGATCGCCGGGTTCGGAATGAACTGGCAGCACTGCGCAGATACCGGATTTGTCGGGCTGAATGACAGCTTCGAGCAAATCTATCAGGCGATCCGTCGCTTCTGGCGGTTTGGGCAGATGAAGCCGGTCAATGTCCATTTCATCGCATCTGAAATGGAGGGCGCCACCGTAGCAAACCTCCGTCGGAAGGAAATCGACGCGGACCGGATGGCCGCAGCGATGGTGATGCACATGGCAGACCTTTCGAGTGCAGCTGTGCGCGGATCTGTTCGTGATCGTCCTGACTACAATCCAACCATACCGATGAAAATTCCAACATGGATAGGGGAGTGCGCGGCATGA